In Nostoc sp. GT001, a genomic segment contains:
- a CDS encoding EAL domain-containing protein: MSQICPISKTCACRNIARCRTKEAGRLFLWFPVSHTLIKVISYLQQFSLKYELMHERPGLSLECKPGQSLEIARNLAKLLAPRELKETQVLFMQGTIQPQLHDFSDIASLQRFIKLNQSDWLIDMLATERFTSYFQPIVSINDTSQIFGYESLLRGLDEEGNLVLPTSILELATEAGLLPQLDQVARLSTITQFSRHQVNGHIFINFTPTSLYDPAFCLRSTVEAIDTAGIPHDRVVFEVVESDNPQDLAHLKAVLQYYRSEGFLIALDDLGSGYSSLNLLHQLRPDFIKLDMELIRDVHQDLYKASITEKLLEITQKLNIQTVAEGIECIEELNWLRERGANFAQGYLIAKPSAAPVTTTPYFEQILLTVASAHSQEVEQRVQHQSESERIVAAVTQRIRQSLELDEILQTTAAEVRQLFEVDRVLIYQFEPDWSGLVAVESLAAGCMSIFGFHVMDTCFKSTRAAYYQQGNTRAIADIENAGLSPCHIDLLRSLQIRANLVVPILQQERLWGLLIAHQCRQPRQWQQSEINLFNQLAGQAAIAIQQSELYHQLQQANQELQRLACSDGLTQVGNRRCFDDTLNTQWQWLAREQSSLSLILCDVDYFKLYNDTHGHLAGDDALRQVAKAISQTVKHPADLVARYGGEEFAVILPNTDIEGAIAVARDIQINVSALQMPHPHSQVSEFITLSLGVATITPHSQLSPATLIAAADQGLYQAKAQGRNCVVQMDCKNADAK; this comes from the coding sequence ATGAGCCAAATATGTCCTATCTCCAAAACCTGTGCTTGTCGCAATATTGCACGCTGCCGGACTAAGGAAGCAGGTAGGCTCTTTCTCTGGTTCCCCGTTTCACATACCCTGATAAAAGTCATCTCCTACCTACAGCAGTTTTCCCTTAAGTATGAACTGATGCACGAGCGACCAGGTTTGAGTTTGGAGTGTAAACCCGGACAGTCTCTAGAAATTGCTCGTAATCTGGCCAAACTACTTGCACCAAGAGAATTAAAAGAGACGCAAGTTCTTTTCATGCAAGGCACTATCCAACCTCAACTCCATGATTTTAGTGACATAGCCTCATTACAACGCTTCATTAAGTTAAACCAATCAGATTGGTTAATTGATATGCTGGCAACAGAACGATTCACCAGTTACTTTCAACCAATTGTTTCAATTAACGATACATCGCAAATTTTTGGATATGAATCGCTCTTGCGCGGTCTGGATGAAGAAGGCAATTTAGTACTACCGACATCTATTCTGGAGTTAGCAACTGAAGCCGGACTTCTACCACAACTCGACCAAGTTGCTCGACTCAGCACAATCACTCAATTCAGCCGCCATCAAGTGAATGGTCACATCTTTATCAATTTTACACCAACGTCACTTTATGACCCAGCTTTTTGCCTACGTAGTACGGTAGAGGCTATTGATACTGCTGGAATTCCCCACGATCGCGTTGTTTTTGAAGTTGTAGAATCAGACAATCCTCAAGATTTAGCCCACCTCAAGGCAGTGCTTCAATACTACCGGAGTGAAGGGTTTTTAATCGCTCTTGATGACCTTGGCTCTGGCTATTCCAGCCTAAACTTGCTGCATCAGTTACGTCCAGACTTTATCAAGCTGGATATGGAGTTAATTCGAGATGTGCATCAAGACCTTTACAAAGCTTCGATTACCGAGAAGCTTTTAGAGATTACTCAAAAGTTAAATATTCAAACTGTTGCTGAAGGAATTGAGTGCATTGAGGAACTGAACTGGCTGCGAGAAAGAGGTGCAAATTTTGCTCAAGGCTATTTGATTGCTAAACCCAGTGCAGCGCCTGTGACTACAACCCCTTACTTTGAGCAAATCTTGTTAACTGTAGCATCGGCACACTCTCAGGAAGTTGAGCAGCGTGTCCAACACCAAAGCGAGTCTGAGCGAATTGTTGCGGCTGTAACGCAGCGCATTCGCCAATCATTGGAGTTAGACGAGATTTTGCAAACCACAGCAGCCGAAGTGCGACAACTGTTTGAGGTAGACCGAGTGCTGATTTACCAGTTTGAGCCAGACTGGAGTGGATTAGTCGCTGTAGAATCCTTAGCAGCAGGGTGTATGTCGATTTTTGGATTTCACGTCATGGACACGTGCTTTAAATCCACGCGTGCAGCTTACTATCAACAAGGTAACACCAGAGCGATCGCAGACATTGAAAATGCAGGTCTATCACCGTGTCATATTGACCTCCTTAGAAGTCTGCAAATTCGGGCAAACCTTGTCGTACCAATTTTGCAGCAAGAGCGTTTGTGGGGATTATTGATTGCTCACCAATGCCGTCAGCCCAGACAATGGCAGCAATCGGAGATTAACTTGTTTAACCAGTTAGCAGGTCAAGCTGCGATCGCTATTCAGCAATCAGAACTTTACCATCAATTACAACAAGCAAACCAGGAATTACAGCGCCTTGCCTGTTCCGATGGTCTAACCCAAGTGGGAAATCGACGCTGCTTTGATGACACGTTAAACACGCAGTGGCAATGGTTGGCACGAGAGCAAAGTTCGCTATCTTTGATTTTGTGTGATGTCGATTACTTTAAGCTTTACAACGATACGCATGGACATCTGGCAGGAGATGATGCACTCAGACAGGTTGCTAAGGCAATCTCTCAAACAGTTAAACACCCCGCTGATTTAGTGGCTCGTTATGGTGGAGAAGAGTTTGCAGTCATTTTGCCGAATACTGATATCGAAGGGGCCATTGCAGTTGCAAGAGATATTCAGATCAATGTTAGTGCATTACAAATGCCTCATCCCCATTCTCAGGTCAGTGAATTCATTACCCTAAGTCTTGGTGTGGCAACCATCACTCCTCATAGCCAATTATCTCCTGCAACCTTAATTGCTGCTGCTGACCAAGGACTCTACCAGGCAAAAGCACAAGGGAGAAATTGTGTGGTACAGATGGATTGTAAGAATGCTGATGCTAAATAA